The following are encoded together in the Anopheles nili chromosome 3, idAnoNiliSN_F5_01, whole genome shotgun sequence genome:
- the LOC128726364 gene encoding phenoloxidase 8 yields MTDANDLLALLQRPLEPTFLPKDDGKTVIDLPEDFLTDRYRPIGAELQSRFTNDAEQRIPVRQVTTPDLSFANGIQRRGAFSLFVPKHRDAAAALINLFIEQPDVQTLMSVASYCRDRLNPVLFQYSLAVAVQHRPDTKDVNIPSIVSLFPDQFVDPAVFPKLREEGTVVQQENRMVIDIPPNYTASDREDEQRMAYFREDIGVNMHHWHWHLVYPGDGPDAVVRKDRRGELFYYMHSQLIARYNIERFCTRLKKVRHLTNFREPIVEAYFPKMIRSSNNRSYPARGANITLQDIDRIDNGTIVSVNDLERWRDRIHEAIDQGFVLDTAGNRIPLDEQRGIDILGDVVEASSLTPNRQLYGSLHNMGHNVISYVHDPDYRYLEDYGVMGDVTTAMRDPIFYRWHGMIDGVFRRHKELLTPYTAAQLGNPGVTVNSVGVQLSKAGAPANVLLTFWQRSQVDLAAGLDFGPQGNVFASFTHLQHAPFSFRVEVNNESGAMRQGTLRIWIAPKVDERGTPLSFREQRLYFVEMDTSTVTLNPGVNTIMRRSDQSSVTIPYERTFRAIGSKSVPTDASALAQFRFCGCGWPQHMLVPKGSTEGVQFDLFAMVTDYADDSVTQDLDPNAPCNDAHSFCGLRDKKYPDRRAMGYPFDRRTEDTVRTLADFVTPNANMKSSTIQVKFSNSVIART; encoded by the exons ATGACGGATGCGAATGATCTGTTGGCACTGCTGCAGCGCCCTCTGGAGCCAACGTTTCTGCCCAAGGACGATGGCAAAACGGTGATCGATCTGCCGGAGGACTTCCTGACCGATCGTTACCGCCCGATTGGGGCTGAACTGCAGTCACGCTTCACCAACGATGCCGAGCAGCGCATCCCGGTCCGGCAGGTCACCACACCGGATCTATCGTTCGCGAATGGCATCCAGCGGCGTGGGGCTTTTTCGCTGTTCGTTCCCAAACACCGGGATGCTGCAGCGGCCCTCATCAACCTGTTCATTGAGCAGCCCGACGTGCAAACGCTCATGAGCGTGGCTTCGTACTGCCGTGACCGACTCAACCCGGTTCTGTTCCAGTACAGTTTGGCCGTAGCCGTGCAACACCGACCGGACACGAAGGACGTCAACATCCCGTCGATCGTGTCGCTCTTCCCGGACCAATTTGTCGATCCGGCCGTGTTTCCTAAGCTGCGTGAAGAAGGCACCGTCGTGCAGCAGGAGAACCGA ATGGTGATCGACATCCCACCAAACTATACCGCGTCCGACCGCGAGGACGAACAACGGATGGCGTACTTCCGCGAGGATATCGGCGTCAACATGCACCACTGGCATTGGCACCTGGTGTACCCAGGTGACGGCCCGGATGCGGTCGTGCGTAAGGATCGACGTGGCGAGCTGTTCTACTACATGCACAGCCAGCTGATCGCGCGCTACAACATCGAGCGGTTCTGCACCCGACTCAAGAAGGTGCGCCACCTGACGAACTTCCGTGAGCCGATCGTCGAGGCGTACTTCCCGAAGATGATCCGTAGCTCGAACAACCGCTCATACCCAGCTCGAGGTGCCAACATCACGCTGCAGGACATCGATCGCATCGACAACGGTACGATCGTGTCGGTGAACGATCTCGAGCGCTGGCGTGATCGCATCCATGAGGCCATCGATCAGGGTTTTGTCCTGGACACGGCCGGAAATCGCATCCCGCTGGATGAACAGCGTGGCATCGACATCCTCGGTGACGTGGTGGAGGCATCCAGCCTCACACCTAACCGTCAGCTGTACGGAAGCCTGCACAACATGGGCCACAATGTGATCTCGTACGTGCATGATCCCGACTACCGGTATCTCGAGGATTACGGCGTAATGGGTGATGTGACGACGGCGATGCGTGATCCCATCTTCTACCGCTGGCATGGCATGATCGATGGTGTGTTCCGTCGTCACAAGGAGTTGCTGACGCCGTACACTGCCGCACAGCTGGGCAACCCAGGTGTCACCGTCAACTCGGTCGGTGTGCAGTTGTCGAAGGCGGGTGCGCCAGCGAACGTGCTGCTCACGTTCTGGCAACGCTCGCAGGTTGATCTGGCCGCTGGACTCGACTTTGGACCGCAGGGTAACGTGTTTGCGTCGTTCACGCATCTTCAGCACGCTCCGTTCTCGTTCCGCGTGGAGGTGAACAACGAGTCTGGTGCAATGCGACAAGGCACTTTGCGCATCTGGATCGCGCCTAAGGTGGATGAGCGTGGTACGCCACTCTCCTTCCGTGAACAGCGACTCTACTTCGTCGAGATGGACACCTCAACGGTGACAC TGAACCCTGGCGTGAACACTATTATGCGTCGTTCGGACCAATCCAGCGTGACGATCCCGTACGAGCGTACATTCCGAGCTATCGGTTCCAAGTCCGTCCCAACCGACGCCAGTGCCCTGGCGCAGTTCCGCTTCTGTGGATGCGGTTGGCCCCAGCACATGCTCGTCCCGAAGGGTTCGACTGAAGGCGTACAGTTCGATCTGTTTGCGATGGTCACCGACTACGCCGACGACTCCGTCACTCAGGACCTCGATCC CAACGCGCCGTGCAACGATGCTCACTCGTTCTGTGGACTGCGTGACAAGAAGTACCCTGACCGGCGCGCCATGGGCTATCCGTTCGATCGCCGCACGGAAGACACTGTTCGTACGCTCGCTGACTTTGTGACACCAAACGCCAACATGAAGTCGAGTACGATCCAGGTGAAGTTCAGCAACTCCGTCATCGCGCGCACCTAA
- the LOC128726360 gene encoding uncharacterized protein LOC128726360 → MKFALAFVLFALVCAAYAQTDAAKDAADKAKDKAAVPDAPKLDKDAVTTPDPKDATKKVEDAAGKAKDQATDIGKKLTDGLKL, encoded by the coding sequence ATGAAGTTCGCTCTAGCCTTCGTGTTGTTCGCGCTCGTGTGCGCTGCGTACGCCCAGACAGACGCAGCAAAGGATGCAGCTGACAAGGCAAAGGACAAAGCAGCCGTTCCGGACGCGCCCAAGCTGGACAAGGATGCGGTTACCACGCCCGATCCGAAGGACGCCACCAAGAAGGTGGAGGATGCTGCCGGTAAAGCGAAAGACCAGGCCACCGACATCGGCAAAAAACTCACGGACGGACTCAAGCTGTAG